A genome region from Streptomyces sp. SAI-135 includes the following:
- a CDS encoding TetR/AcrR family transcriptional regulator yields the protein MVRSNPTGRPSDARSRLLSTACRIFYEEGIHSVGVDRIVTEAQVTRATFYRHFPSKEDLVLAYLDEAHQTERRQAEAAAAADLPAADTLRNLSRSIAQKIQVPGFRGCAFLNAVAEYPDPDHPVHLAVLAHRQWFLETVGQLLAKVREAPAEAAAHHFVMMRDGATAAGCLFDPSIVCETFLRGVDVLLRAHAATPYAEPDRMSASGL from the coding sequence ATGGTGCGTAGTAATCCCACCGGCCGACCCTCTGACGCTCGGTCCCGACTGCTCAGCACGGCTTGTCGGATCTTCTACGAGGAAGGAATCCACTCCGTCGGGGTTGATCGCATCGTCACCGAAGCACAGGTGACTCGGGCGACTTTCTACCGGCACTTCCCCAGCAAAGAAGACCTCGTGCTCGCTTACCTGGACGAGGCGCATCAAACCGAACGCCGGCAGGCGGAGGCGGCTGCCGCTGCCGATCTGCCGGCAGCGGACACCCTGCGAAACCTCAGCAGGTCCATCGCCCAGAAAATCCAAGTACCCGGCTTTCGAGGCTGCGCGTTCCTCAACGCCGTCGCCGAGTATCCCGACCCTGACCATCCAGTTCACCTGGCCGTACTCGCTCACCGCCAGTGGTTCCTCGAGACGGTTGGGCAGTTGCTTGCCAAGGTGCGGGAAGCTCCTGCCGAAGCCGCCGCTCATCATTTCGTGATGATGCGGGATGGGGCTACGGCCGCCGGCTGCCTGTTCGACCCTTCAATCGTGTGCGAGACGTTTCTGCGCGGGGTCGACGTTCTCCTGCGGGCTCACGCCGCAACCCCCTACGCAGAGCCGGACAGGATGTCCGCTTCCGGACTGTGA
- a CDS encoding organic hydroperoxide resistance protein, with translation MSDTIYRGIATSTGDGRAGGRAQTNDGLLDVTLAIPKEMGGPGGATNPEQLFAAGWASCFHSALKAVAAQQKTQISNSAVVVEVGVEKTPEGGFGLNAALHIELSDVEQETADKLVEAAHAMCPYSNATRGNVPVTLDVTVG, from the coding sequence GTGAGCGACACTATTTACCGAGGCATTGCCACGTCCACTGGTGACGGCAGGGCGGGAGGCCGGGCGCAGACCAACGACGGCCTGCTCGACGTCACGTTGGCTATCCCGAAGGAGATGGGCGGCCCCGGCGGCGCGACCAATCCCGAGCAGCTGTTCGCTGCGGGCTGGGCTTCTTGCTTTCACTCAGCGCTCAAGGCAGTAGCGGCCCAGCAGAAGACGCAGATCTCCAATTCTGCTGTCGTTGTCGAGGTGGGGGTCGAGAAGACGCCGGAGGGTGGATTCGGCCTGAACGCCGCCCTGCATATCGAACTGTCCGACGTGGAGCAGGAGACTGCGGACAAGCTGGTCGAGGCTGCCCACGCGATGTGCCCGTACTCCAACGCGACCCGCGGCAACGTGCCGGTGACCCTCGACGTCACGGTAGGTTGA